ATTTATCTAAAATCTCATAATCGCAACCCATTGAATCCATTACATTTAATATCCCTGTTCTAGTAGGATTTAGGCCGACATTCTGAATTAAAACTTCCGAATTTGGAACAATAGATGCAGCAATCATCCAAAAGGAAGCAGAGCTTATGTCTCCTGGGATTAAGATTCTCTGACCCATTAAGTTACTTCCTGACTTTATAACTACATTCCTTCCTAATTCTCCTCTGATACTTATGTCTGCCCCAAATGCTTTTAACATTCTTTCTGTATGGTCTCTTGAAGATGCTGGCTCAATAACAGAAGTGCTTCCAGAAGCATTAAGGCCTGCCAATAATATTGCGGATTTTACTTGAGCACTCGCTACAGGGGTTCCGATAACACATCCTTTAAGTTTATTCCCATCAATTGAGATTGGAGCTTTATTCCCTTTCTCTCTACCAGAAATTTTGCCACCCATCAAAGATAAAGGTTTGCCAACTCTTCCCATTGGCCTCTCATTAAGAGATATGTCACCTGTTAAGATAAAAGTCTTACCTTCTTGACCGGCTAGTAACCCCATTAATAATCTCATGGTGGTTCCCGAATTCCCACAATTTAGGATTTCTTTGGGCTCTTTTAATCCATCAAGACCCAATCCTGTAATCGTAAAAGGCTTATCTTTTTTTATTTCGGGTATGTTTACACCTAATTTTCTAAGACAATCAGCAGTTGAAAGTGGATCTTCAGAATATAAAAATCCCTCTATAGTCGTTTCACCCTTAGCAATACTTCCAATTATTAAAGCTCTATGAGATATAGATTTATCTCCAGGTACTTTTATTTTTCCTTTCAAATTAACTCCACCTTTTATTGTGCGGATATTATTCATTTTCAAATTAATACCTGGTGAAATTTCTATAAAAATAAATTAGTTCTATATTATCAATAAGTTTGTTTTAAAAAAAAAATAATCAAATTAAGTAACTGTTTTCTATAATAAAATAAGAAAAGGATCTGATCATTAACCTTACTTATTATCACGTTGCAAAGGATGTTCCAGAATTCAGTCCAGATATTGCAGTTGTCATTGATGTTTTAAGAGCTACAACCACAATTTCTTGGGCTTTAAACAATGGAGCCGACTCAGTACAAGTTTTTGCTGATTTAGATCTATTGAAAGAATCTGCAATTAAGTGGAAACCTGACGAGAGATTAATGCTCGGAGAGAGAGGTGGAAAGAAGCTTGAGGGCTTTGACTTAGGAAATTCTCCTTTATCAGTTACTAAAAAAGTTGTTAATGGTAAAAGACTTTTTATGAGTACTACTAATGGGACTAAATCATTGAAAAAAGTTCAAAATGCAAATCATTTATTTGCTATGGGGCTCCCAAATAGGAAAGCAGTTGCCGAAAAAATCATTACATTAAATAAAGAAAATGTTTTAATACTTGGTAGTGGTTGGGAAGGCTCATATTCTCTTGAGGATTCTTTGGCTGCAGGTGCTTTGGCCTCATACTTGCAACAGAACTGTGATTTTGAAATTAATATTATGAATGACGAATTGCAGGCCGCTTTGGCACTATGGGATTTTTGGAAAAATGATATTTTGAAATGTTTAAAAACAGCAACCCATGGCAAAAGATTGACAAGTCTTGGAGATTATGAGGATGATTTTAAATGTTGCTCTGAACTTGATTGCTTAGATATTGTTCCTGCTCAAGTTGAAAGAGGTGTGATTCGTGCCTCATGATTTACGAATTGTTTCTATAGGAGTTAAGCCTTGACTGATTTTTTGGTAGCTGCATTGCAAATTACAAGTACTTCTAATGTTGAAGCAAATTTTGCTGAGGCTGAAGAGCAGATAGAATTAGCTTCTAGAAGAGGTGCTGAGTTAATAGGATTGCCTGAGAATTTTGCTTTTTTAGGAGAAGATGATGCAAAACTTAGATTGGCTTATGAATTGTCAACGAAGTGTGCAAATTTCCTAAAAACCATGTCACAAAGATATCAAGTATTTCTTTTGGGAGGGGGGTATCCTGTTCCTGCTGGTAATGACAGTCATATTTTTAATAGGTCAGCACTATTTGGGAAGGATGGACAGATTTTGGCAAAATACGACAAAATTCATTTATTTGATGTTGATTTGCCAGATGGAAATTTATATAAGGAATCATCTACTATCTTATCTGGAGAAGAATATCCACCTGTTGTAGATGTCCCAGGTTTATGCAAAGTGGGATTGTCGATTTGTTACGATGTTAGATTTCCTGAACTTTATAGATATTTGTCTTCAAATGGTGCAGAGCTAATTATGATCCCCGCAGCTTTTACAGCATTTACTGGAAAAGATCATTGGCAAATCCTATTACAAGCAAGAGCTATTGAGAATACAGCATATGTAGTTGCTCCAGCTCAAACTGGGATTCATTATGGGAGAAGGCAAAGTCATGGCCATGCAATGGTAATTGACCCATGGGGAACAGTTTTGTCTGATGCTGGAATAACTCAGGGAGCGGCAATAGCACCTGCTGATAAAGAAAGAGTAAAGAAAATTAGGGAGCAGATGCCAAGCCTTAAGCATAGAAAAAACAAATTGTTTTCAAACTAATGATGAAGTTTTTAAATAATAAGCTTTTTCGTTATTTATCTATTTTTTTATTTTTAAATTCTGTAATTCTTCCAGTTAAATCTTCAAGTGCTCTGGCGGCATGGGCATTAAAAAAAAATGGGGTTTTAGAATTAAGAACTAAATCAAATACGAATTTAAAAGCATACTTTCA
The window above is part of the Prochlorococcus marinus CUG1415 genome. Proteins encoded here:
- a CDS encoding carbon-nitrogen hydrolase family protein, giving the protein MTDFLVAALQITSTSNVEANFAEAEEQIELASRRGAELIGLPENFAFLGEDDAKLRLAYELSTKCANFLKTMSQRYQVFLLGGGYPVPAGNDSHIFNRSALFGKDGQILAKYDKIHLFDVDLPDGNLYKESSTILSGEEYPPVVDVPGLCKVGLSICYDVRFPELYRYLSSNGAELIMIPAAFTAFTGKDHWQILLQARAIENTAYVVAPAQTGIHYGRRQSHGHAMVIDPWGTVLSDAGITQGAAIAPADKERVKKIREQMPSLKHRKNKLFSN
- a CDS encoding 2-phosphosulfolactate phosphatase family protein — translated: MNLTYYHVAKDVPEFSPDIAVVIDVLRATTTISWALNNGADSVQVFADLDLLKESAIKWKPDERLMLGERGGKKLEGFDLGNSPLSVTKKVVNGKRLFMSTTNGTKSLKKVQNANHLFAMGLPNRKAVAEKIITLNKENVLILGSGWEGSYSLEDSLAAGALASYLQQNCDFEINIMNDELQAALALWDFWKNDILKCLKTATHGKRLTSLGDYEDDFKCCSELDCLDIVPAQVERGVIRAS
- the aroA gene encoding 3-phosphoshikimate 1-carboxyvinyltransferase; translation: MKMNNIRTIKGGVNLKGKIKVPGDKSISHRALIIGSIAKGETTIEGFLYSEDPLSTADCLRKLGVNIPEIKKDKPFTITGLGLDGLKEPKEILNCGNSGTTMRLLMGLLAGQEGKTFILTGDISLNERPMGRVGKPLSLMGGKISGREKGNKAPISIDGNKLKGCVIGTPVASAQVKSAILLAGLNASGSTSVIEPASSRDHTERMLKAFGADISIRGELGRNVVIKSGSNLMGQRILIPGDISSASFWMIAASIVPNSEVLIQNVGLNPTRTGILNVMDSMGCDYEILDKSIIAGEPIGSIKVKTANKLRSFTIEGDILPKLIDEIPILTVAACFCNGVSEIKDAQELRVKETDRLKVMARQLQKFGAEISEKEDGLIINGESKFHSAEVDSETDHRVAMSLAIASLLAKGTSKIMRADAASVSYPTFWEELTKLTN